A segment of the bacterium genome:
ACGCGGTGCGGCTGCAGGTCCGCACGGTCGCGTCGTTCAGCGCACACGCCGATCAGGCGGAACTGACCGCGTGGGTGCGACGGATCCCGTCGGTCGGGCGCGCCTACTGCGTGCACGGCGACGAGGACGAGGCCGCCGCGCTGACCCAGTATCTCCGATCAGTCGGTTACCGCGCCGAGGTCCCCACGCGCAACGTCACGGTCGAGGTCTAGCGGCGCTCACGCGTCCCCCGGGGTCGCACGGTGCAGCCCCTGTTCGAACAGCGTGACCAGCGTGGCCAGCGCGGCCGCTTCGCCGTCGCCGTCGGCCCGAAGCACCACCGTCGCCTGATCCGGCACGCCGAGCCCCAGCACCTGGATGATACTCTTCGCGTCCGCGACCCGCCCATCGTACTCGACCGTCACCCGGCACGCGTGCGGCCTCGCCGCGGCCACAAGCGCGGCGGCGGGCCGCGCGTGCAGCCCGACTCCCGTGCGCACGACCACCTCGGCCGACGTCATCGCCGCGGATCACGAGACGCGTCTTGGGACCGGACCGCGGAAGCGCGCGCCCCCAGCAACGCCCGGATCTCCGCCGCGGTCCCGCAGGCGAGCGCACGGTCGACGAGCGCCCGCGCCTCGACGAGCGCGATCGCCCGCACCGCCGCCTTCACCTCCGGCAGCGAAGACGGGGTCATGCTGAGCTCGCTCACGCCGAGCCCCACCAGTAGCGGAGCCGCAAGCGGATCTCCTGCGAGTTCTCCGCACACGCCGACCCACCGGCCGCCGCGGCCGGGCGCGCGCGTGACTGCGGCGATCAGCCGCAACACCGCGGGGTGCAAGGCGTCGGCGAGCGTCGCCACCTGCGGGTTCGTCCGGTCGACCGCGAGCGCATACTGCACCAGATCGTTTGTACCGACGCTGAAGAACTCCACCTCGCCGAACAGCGTGTCCGCGAGGACCGCCGCGGACGGGATCTCGATCATGATCCCGAGACGCACAGGACCGTGCGACACCCCCCGCCGGGCGAGTTGCGCCCGCGCGTCGCGGATCAGCCGCCGGGCTTCCCGGACCTCCCCGGCGTCGGAGACCATCGGGAGCATGACCCAGACGTGCCCATGCGCCGCGGCCCGGAGGAGCGCTCGGAGCTGCGTGAGGAACACGTCCTCGTGCCTGAGACAGAGTCGCAGCCCGCGGAGGCCGAGAAACGGGTTGTCTTCCCGCGGGATCGCCAGCCAGGGCACGGATTTGTCGCCGCCGATGTCGAGCGTGCGTACGATAACCGGACGTGGCGCCATCGTGGCGGCGGCCGCGCGGTACGTCTCGTACTGCTCGTCCTCGCCGGGCGGCGAGGCGCGGCGCATGAACAGGAACTCGGTCCGGAACAGACCCACGCCTTCCGCGCCCTGTCGGAGCGCTTCGGCGACGTCCTCCAACGATCCCACGTTCGCCGCCACCTCAATGCGATGCCCGTCTGTCGTTTCGGCCGGGAGATCGCGAAGCGCCGCCAACCCGGCACGCCGCTCCGACGCCACCTGGCGCTGCTCCTCCCATGCCGCCACCGTGGCGGCGTCCGGCGCCACCAGGACGACTCCCTGGGCCCCGTCCACGATCAGCGTCTCACCAGGCAAGACCGCCGACGTGGCCCCCGGGACGCCGACACACGCCGGAATCCCGAGCGCGCGCGCCAGGATCGCGGCGTGCGCGGTCGGACTGCCCACCTCGGTGACGAACCCCAGGACCTTTCTGCGGTCAAGCGCCGCCGTGTCGGATGGTAGGAGCTCGTCGGCCACGATCACCGACGGCGAGGCGATCTCCGCGAGCGGGTGGGTCGCGCCCTCGAGCACGGCCCGCACGCGGGCCGCGACATCCCGGACATCGGCGGCCCGCGCGCGCAGGTATTCATCGGGAAGAGACTCGAGCTGAGCGGCCACACGTGCGCCCGCATCCTCGATCGCGCGCTCGGCAGAACACCGGGCGTCTTGGATAAGTCGTTCGGCCCGCCCGATCAGCTCCGGATCGTCGAGCATGAGCGCCTGCGCCTCGAACACGCCCGCTTCTTCCCGTCCCACGGCGGATGTCATTCCCTTCGTGGTCTCGGCGAGGTCCTCCCTGGCACGCGCGACCGCGGCCGCCAGGCGCGCCGTCTCCCGCCCAACGGCGTCGGCGGAGATACCGTCGGCCGGCGCGGGCGCGTGCCGCCGGAAGAGCACCGCCGGACCGATCCCGATGCCGCTCGAGGCCCCTGTCCCGCGCAGTTCTCTCACGACCGCGTCCCCCCTACAGCGCATCATCGCTGCGGACGTCCCCGACCAGGATCCCGCGCCCGTCGGGGGCCCACCATCGGGTCGAAGCCTGATTTGGACAACCCGCGTTCGCGTCGGCGTAGGGACGAGAGGCGGGTCGAACGCCCCGTGAGCAGACGCGATCCCGTACCGCGCCACCCCGTCGTGTGTCAGGACTCCGGCGAAGCTCTGACGCTGCCACGTTGTTGACGCCGAAGTTCAGGAGCGCTCCAACGAAACGAGCCTCGCCAGATCCCTACGGCGCGCAACGGCTACAGGGCCGGTGGCGGTCAGTTCGTCGTCAGTTACCGACCAGGATCAGGCGTGGCGGCTCGGGCGCTGGCTCACGCCGGGGTCCATCGATGGCGGCCCTCCATTGTCGGGTCGGCCGTCTCACCCGGCTCGGCGCCGGCGACGACGAGTTCCACGGCCACGCGCGTGCGACAGACTGGGCGGAACCCGAACATACAGAACACGTGAGCGCGGCCCGCCGCTAATGCCCCTTGAGGAGAGGAAGCCGTGCGAGGATCGTGGTCCCGGCCCCGGGCACGGACAGCACCTGCAAGCTCCCGCCCACCAATTGCGCTCGTTCGCGCATGCCGTGCAACCCGAGGCTCTTCTTCGGATGCGCCTCTTCCAGGACGAAGCCTTTGCCGTCGTCGCGGATCATCACGATCAGCCAGTCATCCCTGCGATCCACCCGGATCTCGAGTTGTTTCGCCTCGGCGTAGCGGAGCGTGTTCGTCGCGGCCTCCTGGACGATGCGATAGGCCGCGGTCTCGACATCCCGCGGCAGCCGATCTTCCACCCCGATGATCTTGAGACTGACGTCGAGCCCGGTGGGTTTCAGGTGCGTGTCGACGTACGACCGCACCGCCGCGGTGAGCCCGTGGTCATCCAGGATCAACGGCCTGAGGTCGTAGACCAGCTTGTGCAACTCGTCCAAACTCTGCTCCGCGACGGCCCGAACGCGCCCCAGGGCGCCCGTGACCCTCGCCCTATCCGTGGTATCGATGTGTTCGATCAAGTGCGTTAACTGAATGATGAGCGCGGTCATCATCTGGCCGGCGTGGTCGTGGAGGTCCTGCGCGATGCGCCGGCGCTCCTCTTCCTGCGCCATCAGCAGGCGCTGCATCAGGTCGCGTGTCGTGGCCTCGCGGTCGCGCACCTCTTCAAACAAGCGGGCCCGCTGGATGGCGACCGCCACGTCGTGGCCGAGTGCTTCCAGGACATCGAGATCGTGCTGGGCAAGCACCCGGCCGGGAGGCAGCAACAGGTTCAGGATGCCGACGGCGCTGTCGCCCTGCGACATCAGCGGGATCGTGGCATGCTGGTGCCGATCCGGGCTCTGGGGCAGCGCCTGCTCCAGCCTCAGGCAGTCGATCAGGTTGACCGCCTGCTTGAGCCGTCCCTCCCGGAGCATCTGCATACACCGGCACTCGCCGGACATCCGCCGCTTCCCCGACACCGCGAGCGCCGGGGGCAGGTTGACGTCGGACGCGAGCGAGAACGTGTCGGTTTCCGCGTCGTGGAAGAAGATCCACCCCGCGTCCGCTTCCGCCAGTTCGATAATGCGAGGCAGCGCACCGTCCAGCGCTTCGCGAAGCGTGAACGAGCGGTTGAGGATTTGCGAGAACGCGCGCAATACTCCTGTTCGGCTCTCTAGCGGCATCGTCGCCCTCCGAGCCCTAGCACACTCCCTATGATACACGAATCCGCGAACCACTAGCCCCCCCAACAGATTTCCACCGCGCCCGAACGGCTCCTGGCAGCGCCGCCGATGCGTCGAGCTCGTCCGGCGAACCGTGCGGGCGACATCGGGCCCACGCCGGATCGCGGAACGCGGTCTTCCAGGGCGACGATGAACGGACCGTGCGGAATCCGCACATCGTGTCGTCGCGCCGCCGGACATCAGCCGCGTGCGGGTGCGACACCGGGGAACCGACAGGCCGCTGCGTCGACGGCGGCGATGCATCGTGCTGCTGGTCGCAGAAGCGCCGGAACCGATCCGGGGAGCCGCGCGCCGGCCGGGGGATCTGCGGACACGCGGGCGAAATACCCACTGTGACGAAGCGCCGCCAGTCCAGGCACGGTGGCGTCGCGCGGTCGCGGGTGCGTGTTCGCCGCGCGGCACACGCCGGCCCGCCGCGAACGCGGACGTCGAACATCATCCCCATCCGGGCGCTCGCAGGCTACCTCTTTCGCGTGGCCGCCTCGCGCCTGCGGCGCCAACCGCGCGCCACCGAGCTTGCGTACGATCAGGTCGTCCGGGGACCCGTGTGGGCATGCACCGATCTCGGCGCGTTCCCCCGGCCGTTGGCTCGGCTACCCGGTGTTGAGGCCGTCGTGCTGATGGAGGATCGGCACCCGCAGTTCTTCCTGTCGTTTCGCGAATATACGCCGCGGGCCGACACCGGGCTCGACCGCCACGGCCCGCTGCATCGATGGTCGACACAGCGGGATCTCCTGGAGTTGGTGGGCGCGCTGCACGCGCAGGGCATTCGGGTGGTCATCGGCTGCTGGAACTACGGGGGCTGGTGGCCGCTGCCCCCTTCCCGCTGGCTGCGCGGGCATCCCGAGCTTCGCCGTGTGCCAGGCAGCGCCGACCTGAACCCGTTTGTCCGCCTCACGCGCGAGGGCGTGTCCTACGCCGAGTACATCGGGTGTCAGTACGAGCGCCTTCGCGCGGCGTTCGGGTTCGACGGCCTGATGTTGGGAGACGGCTTCTGTGGGTTCGGCTCGTTTGTGGCGCCGGATCTGCACTCTGATCGAGCGGATACCATCCCGCAGTGGACGGAGTTCTACCGGACCGTCGCGACGCACGTCCATGCAAGCAATGGCGTCCTCGTCGCCTACGACTACATGGGTTTCCCCCCTCGCGACGCGCGCCGTCACGGCGCCGACTACCGAGCGCTCGCCGGCGCCGGGCTCGACATCCTCGTGTACCAAGCGTATCCGCAGGCGTGGGGCCGATACTGGCTCGCAGAGCAGCGGGGCCGCTTCGGGCTCCACGCGTGCGCCCGCAACCTCGCGACCGTTCGAGCCGCCCTCACGGGCACCGGGACGCGAATCCTCTACACGGTCGAACTCATGGACTCGGTCGAACGGTGGACGGCGGAAGCCCCGTCAACGAGCAGGCAGATGGTCGCGCTCGATCCCCTGGCAGACGGGCGGTTCTTGGTCTGGGCCAACGACCTCTTCGCGCGGCGTTGACCGGCACCTCGGACCCAGCGGCCGCGGGCGGCTCCGGCGGTCACACCGCGAACACGCCGTCGAGTTGATAGAGCGAGAGATCGAGGGTCCGCGAGCCCGCGAGCGCGTCGGCGAACCCGGCCGCGACGACCGTCCCGCCCCGCTGCACGGCAAGCGTACCCGCCTGCCCGTCGAGGAGAGATTGCACGGCCGTCGCCGCGAGGCGGCTCGCGAGAATCCGATCGAACGCCGTCGGCGCGCCTCCTCGCTGCACGTGACCGAGCACGGTCGCGCGCATCTGCATCCCGACCGCTTGGCTCAGCTGCCCGGCAATCGCCGCGCCGTCGCCTGCACCCTCGGCCACGACGACGACCGTATGGGCCTTCTGCGCCCGCTGCCGCGCCAGGACTCGCGTGACCACCTGGTCGAGCGTCCACGGGACCTCCGGAATGAGCACCACATCCGCGCCCGTCGCGAGGCCAGCGTGGAGCGCGAGCCACCCACAACCCCGTCCCATCGTCTCAACGACGAACGTGCGCTCGTGGGCCGACGCGGTGTCCCGGATGCGGTCGATCGCCTCGACGATGGTGTTGAGCGCGGTGTCCGCGCCGATCGTCATCTCGCTCCCGGGGATGTCGTTGTCGATCGTCGAGGAGATCCCCACGACCGCCACGCCGCGCCGGTACAGCGCCAGCGCGCCCGCCTGGGTGCCGTTTCCGCCGATCACGACCAAGCCGTCCAGGTCCAGACGGCGCCACGCCTGAAGGGCCGCCTCCCGTCCGGCGTCCGTCGCGAACTCCGGACACCGGGCGCTGCGAAGGATCGTTCCTCCCGTCTCGATGATCCCGCCGACGGCGCCGGAGTCCAGCGGCACCGTGTCGCCGACCATCAACCCGGCGTACCCGTGTCGGATCCCGACCACGGTCGTATCCCGCGCGATCGCCAGCCGCACGACGGCGCGGATCGCCGCGTTCATGCCGGGCGCGTCTCCTCCGCTCGTCAGCACCCCGATTCGCCGCATCGCTCACTCCTCCGCGCGCTCTCTCAGCACCCCTACCCTGCCGGAACCATCCTACCCCGCGCCCGGGGACCGGCGCCATCCTCCGGCCACCCGATTGCGCCGTCCGGCCGTGGCCCGACGCCGTGCACACAAAAAGACGGGGAAGGCCGTCCTGACCTCCCCCCAGACGATGACCTCGACGCTGCCGCTACGCGGCCTGCACTTTGACCGATACCGGCTTGGCCTCGGTGGCCTTCGGGATCTTGACCTCCAGGATCCCATCCTTGTATTGGGCCACCGCCTCCGCGCCCTTCACCTCGACCCGCAGCGGAATCATCCGCACAAATGCACCGTAGCGGAGCTCCCGGCGGTAGTAGTTGCGGTCTTTCTGCTCGGTCTCCCGCTTGACTTCACCCTTGATCGTTACCGCATCCCCGGCGACCGTAATATCGAGGAACTTCGGATCGATGTTCGGCAGCTCGGCTCGCACCACGACTTCTCCACCGGTCTCATACACCTCGACCGGCGGTTCCCACTCCGCCGAAGCCAGAGCAGGTAGTGGCGGCCTGGTGAACACCTCGTCGAACAGCCTATCGACGGACCGCTGCAGTGTATCCACGTCCCAGACAGGGCTCCATCGCACAAGCTTCATCGCCCTCACCTCCCCTACGCCCAACGCGCCCCGCCTCATTTTCACGCTACGCCGACGATCCCGAGAGCACAATCGGGTCCGAAATGCATTTTCGGGCGGTCTTCCGGAATGCTCTCGAAATACTCCCACGACCCGATAGCCAATCGGCGGGTTAGACGCTACAGTACTGGTGGAGCGCACGCGGCGATGTGCCGAGTCAAACGCGCGGCCTGGGATGTCCGACAGTTGGCCATGTTCACTCTGGGCGGGGAAATCCCGGAGAGCACCAGCCGACAGTAGGCCCTGGGGCGAGCCAAAGACGGCACCGGCTGCACCAGATGTGCGCTCCCTAACTTTTGTGTCCGGGACGCCTCGAGGACAAGGGACGCGGCGGGGCCGGACGGAAGTAGCTGCCCATCGATGCGGCTCTGGAGGGATCATGACGACGCCGACCGTCCGGCGCATTCTGGTAGCGATAGACTTCTCGGAGAGCGCGGCGCTCGCCCTCGAGTGGGCTCGAACGCTCGCGCGCGCGTGCGGCGCGCAAGTGACGCTCCTCCACGTCGTGGACCTCGGGTCCACCTGGGTCCCGCTGAGCGGCCCCGCCGTGTTTCCGGCCCCCGTGCCAGCCGAGGTCGCGAAGGAGGTCGAGGAACTCGCGCGGGCGTCGCTCGACGCCGTGGCGCCAGGCGCTCCGGAGATCACTCAGCGGATCGTGCGGGCGGGACATCCACGCGAGGCCATCGCCGCGGCCGCGCGGGAGGCCGGCGCCGACCTGATCGTCGTCGGCAGCCACGGGCGCCGCGGAGTCTCGCAACTGTTTATGGGCAGCGTTGCCGAACACGTGGTCAGGCACGCGCCCGTGCCAGTCCTCGTCGTGCGGAACGGCGGCCGCTCCGCCTAGCGTTGGTCGGCGCGCGAGCGCGCCGCCGGAGGCTCAGTCGATCGTCAGCACGGCGGCGCCGCGCACGCGGCCGGCCCGCAGGGTGTCGAGCGCGGCGTTCGCGGCGTCCAACGGAAACGGTTGTACCTCGGTGCGCACCGGGACGACCGGGGCGAGGGCCAGAAACTCCTGAGCGTCCTGCCGGGTGAGATTCGCCACGGACCGGAGGATGCGCTCGCCCCACAGGACGTCGTACGGGAACGCCGGGATCTCCGTCATGTGAATGCCGCCGCAGACCACCGTCCCGGCCTTGACCACCGCGCGGAGCGCGGCGGGGACGAGCCGGCCCACGGGGGCAAAGATGATGGCGGCGTCCAGCGGCTCCGGAGGGGTCTGCAGCGAGTCACCGGCCCATACGACCCCGAGGGACCTCGCGAATTCCTGCGCGGCCGCATCCCCGGGGCTCGTGAAGGCGAAAACGCGCCGGCCCTGGTGGCGCGCGACCTGCGTTACGATGTGCGCCGCCGCGCCGAATCCGTACAGCCCCAACCGCTCGGCGTCGCCGGCCAATCGCAGGCACCGGTAGCCGATGAGCCCGGCGCACAGCAGCGGCGCCGCCTGCAAATCGGCGTACCCGGCGGGAATCGCGAAACAGTAGCGGCCATCGGCGACGGCGTACTCCGCGTATCCACCATCGATCTGGTATCCGGTGAACCGCGCCTCGTCGCACAGGTTCTCGCGACCCGACCGGCAGTACCGGCACCGGCCGCACGTCCACCCCAGCCATGGCACACCGACGCGGTCGCCCACCGCCAGGCCGGCGACGGACGTACCCATCGCTTCGATCACTCCGACGATCTGGTGACCGGGAATGAGCGAGATCTTTGGCCGGGACAGCTCGCCGTCCACGATGTGCAGATCCGTCCGGCACACGCCGCACGCGTGAACGCGGACCAGCACCTCTCCCGGACCGGGCGACGGGCGTGCCACATCGGCCAGGCGCAACGGCGCGCCCGGGCGGTCAAACACCATCCCGCGCATCCGCTGCCCTCCGCCCCGCGGGCGCCCTCAGGACGGCTCGAGCCCGCGATCCGCGTCTTCTTCAGCGTTCTTCAGCAGCAGCCCTTTGACCCCTCGCAAGTCCTTCGCGTCTTTGGCGCCCCGCCGGCTCCGCGCCCCGTGAAACGGGGCCTGCCCCTTCTCGATCGCGCGAACCAGTCTGGACTTCGAGATCTTCTTGGCGGTGACCAACCGCTTCTTCATCGCGACCTCCTGTGGTCCGCCCGCCGGTGATCGTCCCACCGGCTCGTCCGTGCGCGGCCCCGAGCGACCGGTCCCCCCCGTTCCCGGTCGCCCGGACAATCGCTACCGCACGATCAGCACGGGCGTGTGGGCTGCGTGCAAGACGCGCTCGCTCACGCTGCCGAGGATCAAGCCGCCCAACTGGCCGAGCCCGCGGCTACCGATCACGATCAGATCGGCTCCCTTGGCCTTCGCGGCTTCGAGGATCTGGGACGCAGGATCGCCGCGACGATACTCCTTGACGACCGGCGCGTCGACCCCTGTGAGCTCGAGCACGGTGGTGTCCAGGATCTCGTGGCCGGCGCGCTCAAGGCCTTCCTCGAGGATCCCGAAGTCCACCATCGCGCCGGCCCCGGGCCCGCCGAATGCCACCGTCGGCACGTGGCCGACATTGACGACGGTCACCTCGGCCTCCCGCACCTCCCGCGTCAGCCGCGCAACGAACGCGGCCGCGCGCAGCGCGTGAGGCGATCCGTCGGTCGCGAGCAGAATCCGCATCATCGTGATCCCTCCCTACGGCGCCCGCCGGTGACGGCCGTTCGTCGCGGCGCCCGCCGGGGCACCGCGACGGTCCGCCGCGGCGCCTGCTCGACCACGGCACCCGGGCCCGCACGGCGTGCGTTCCCCCGCGGCGTCCGTTCGTGCAGATTCAGGAACACCTGAATGATGTCGCTCGCGCTCACCATGCCGACTACGCGTCCACCCTCGACCACGGGGACGCGACGCACCATCTGATCGAGCATGAGCGCGGCCACGTCCTCGACCGTCGTGTCCTCGCCGACCGAGAGCGGATCGGGGGTCATCACCTCGCGCACCTTCCGGCCGGGACGCGAGGACAGGTCCGTGAAACTGACCATACCGATCATCTGTCCGGCATCGTCCACGACGGGCGCCCCGTGAATCCGGTAGTGAAGCAGGGCGTCCTGTGCCTCCGTGACCGACATGTCAGGGGCGAGCGTGACGACGTCCCGGGTCATGATTTCTCGCGCTTCCATCGCGACACCACCTTCCGGATCTGGACCGTGCCGTCCGTCCGTGTACAGCCTAGCATCGGCGTCCGGCCGGCGGGATCGGGTGCGGGACCGATTTGGGCGAGAGACGCCGGGCCTTGTCCCGGAGGCCTCAACGATATCAGCCCGCCACCCGATGGCAGCGGGCCCGGGCCGCGGCTATCCTGAAGGTGGCCGCGAAGAAACGGATCGACGGCCGAGCGGGTCTGTCCGACAGGGGTCGGGCGCCCCCGGTCGCAGCGGTGCACAGCAGGTGCCGCGAGCGGCGCGAAAGCAAAATTGAGGGACACGGACAGAAAGGAGACCGACGATGCGTGCGCGTGAGGTCATGAGCACCCCCGTCGTGACGGTATACCGGGACGCCCCGCTCAAGGAGATCGCTGAGACGATGGCCGCGCACCACATCAGCGGGGTTCCGGTAATCGAGCGAGACGACCGGCTGTGCGGTATCATCTCTGAATCGGACTTCCTCACGAAGCTCGAGTACGGCACACCGGACGAGGGCACCCGCTTCGGATTGTTCGACCGGCTGGCAAGCACGCTGGGTACGACGCCGAAGCTGCACGCGCGCACGGCGGAAGAACTGATGACCGATCAGGTCGTGACCGCGGGCCCGGAGGTCACGCTGCGCGAACTGGTCCATCTCATGACCACCCGGGCCGTCAACCGGGTGCCGATCATCGAGGGAGGGCGTGTCGTCGGGATCGTCACGCGCGCCGACATTCTAAGGACGCTGGCCCGCCCGGACGAAGCGGTGAGCCAGGAAGTGCGATGGAGCCTCCAGCACGATCTGTGGATCGATCCGGCGGATATCACGGTCACGACGCGCAACGGCGTCGTGACGCTTACGGGCATGCTGGAAACCCGGGCGGACGCGGATCTGGCAAAGCGGCGGGCCGCGACGGTCGCGGGGGTCGTCGACGTCGACGCCATCGGTCTCCGCTTCCGCACCGACGATCGGAAGGTCCGGGGTTTCACAGACCTGCTTCGCTAGTTGCCCGGGTGATGACGCCTAGCGCCGGCGTCGGGCGTGACCGACGCCGGCGCGAAGTGTGTGTCCGTCGCCCTAGGGTACGCCCTCTCTGAGGGTTTCCGCGTAGATCCAGGTGTCGCACTCGAGCGGATCGTCAAACGGAGGCAGCGCCACGGAAACGAGTCGAAACTCCGGCAGTGCGAACTGCGCGCGCAAGCGTCGACAGAGGTCGGCGTCGATCCCGGACGTCGCGTGGCGAACTAACAGCACCTCGACGTGGTCGGCCCGGGTCA
Coding sequences within it:
- a CDS encoding GAF domain-containing sensor histidine kinase yields the protein MPLESRTGVLRAFSQILNRSFTLREALDGALPRIIELAEADAGWIFFHDAETDTFSLASDVNLPPALAVSGKRRMSGECRCMQMLREGRLKQAVNLIDCLRLEQALPQSPDRHQHATIPLMSQGDSAVGILNLLLPPGRVLAQHDLDVLEALGHDVAVAIQRARLFEEVRDREATTRDLMQRLLMAQEEERRRIAQDLHDHAGQMMTALIIQLTHLIEHIDTTDRARVTGALGRVRAVAEQSLDELHKLVYDLRPLILDDHGLTAAVRSYVDTHLKPTGLDVSLKIIGVEDRLPRDVETAAYRIVQEAATNTLRYAEAKQLEIRVDRRDDWLIVMIRDDGKGFVLEEAHPKKSLGLHGMRERAQLVGGSLQVLSVPGAGTTILARLPLLKGH
- a CDS encoding Hsp20/alpha crystallin family protein, translating into MKLVRWSPVWDVDTLQRSVDRLFDEVFTRPPLPALASAEWEPPVEVYETGGEVVVRAELPNIDPKFLDITVAGDAVTIKGEVKRETEQKDRNYYRRELRYGAFVRMIPLRVEVKGAEAVAQYKDGILEVKIPKATEAKPVSVKVQAA
- a CDS encoding universal stress protein, encoding MTTPTVRRILVAIDFSESAALALEWARTLARACGAQVTLLHVVDLGSTWVPLSGPAVFPAPVPAEVAKEVEELARASLDAVAPGAPEITQRIVRAGHPREAIAAAAREAGADLIVVGSHGRRGVSQLFMGSVAEHVVRHAPVPVLVVRNGGRSA
- a CDS encoding HPr family phosphocarrier protein, translated to MTSAEVVVRTGVGLHARPAAALVAAARPHACRVTVEYDGRVADAKSIIQVLGLGVPDQATVVLRADGDGEAAALATLVTLFEQGLHRATPGDA
- a CDS encoding CBS domain-containing protein: MEAREIMTRDVVTLAPDMSVTEAQDALLHYRIHGAPVVDDAGQMIGMVSFTDLSSRPGRKVREVMTPDPLSVGEDTTVEDVAALMLDQMVRRVPVVEGGRVVGMVSASDIIQVFLNLHERTPRGNARRAGPGAVVEQAPRRTVAVPRRAPRRTAVTGGRRREGSR
- the pfkA gene encoding 6-phosphofructokinase → MRRIGVLTSGGDAPGMNAAIRAVVRLAIARDTTVVGIRHGYAGLMVGDTVPLDSGAVGGIIETGGTILRSARCPEFATDAGREAALQAWRRLDLDGLVVIGGNGTQAGALALYRRGVAVVGISSTIDNDIPGSEMTIGADTALNTIVEAIDRIRDTASAHERTFVVETMGRGCGWLALHAGLATGADVVLIPEVPWTLDQVVTRVLARQRAQKAHTVVVVAEGAGDGAAIAGQLSQAVGMQMRATVLGHVQRGGAPTAFDRILASRLAATAVQSLLDGQAGTLAVQRGGTVVAAGFADALAGSRTLDLSLYQLDGVFAV
- a CDS encoding universal stress protein, which gives rise to MMRILLATDGSPHALRAAAFVARLTREVREAEVTVVNVGHVPTVAFGGPGAGAMVDFGILEEGLERAGHEILDTTVLELTGVDAPVVKEYRRGDPASQILEAAKAKGADLIVIGSRGLGQLGGLILGSVSERVLHAAHTPVLIVR
- a CDS encoding zinc-dependent alcohol dehydrogenase family protein, with translation MRGMVFDRPGAPLRLADVARPSPGPGEVLVRVHACGVCRTDLHIVDGELSRPKISLIPGHQIVGVIEAMGTSVAGLAVGDRVGVPWLGWTCGRCRYCRSGRENLCDEARFTGYQIDGGYAEYAVADGRYCFAIPAGYADLQAAPLLCAGLIGYRCLRLAGDAERLGLYGFGAAAHIVTQVARHQGRRVFAFTSPGDAAAQEFARSLGVVWAGDSLQTPPEPLDAAIIFAPVGRLVPAALRAVVKAGTVVCGGIHMTEIPAFPYDVLWGERILRSVANLTRQDAQEFLALAPVVPVRTEVQPFPLDAANAALDTLRAGRVRGAAVLTID
- the ptsP gene encoding phosphoenolpyruvate--protein phosphotransferase → MRELRGTGASSGIGIGPAVLFRRHAPAPADGISADAVGRETARLAAAVARAREDLAETTKGMTSAVGREEAGVFEAQALMLDDPELIGRAERLIQDARCSAERAIEDAGARVAAQLESLPDEYLRARAADVRDVAARVRAVLEGATHPLAEIASPSVIVADELLPSDTAALDRRKVLGFVTEVGSPTAHAAILARALGIPACVGVPGATSAVLPGETLIVDGAQGVVLVAPDAATVAAWEEQRQVASERRAGLAALRDLPAETTDGHRIEVAANVGSLEDVAEALRQGAEGVGLFRTEFLFMRRASPPGEDEQYETYRAAAATMAPRPVIVRTLDIGGDKSVPWLAIPREDNPFLGLRGLRLCLRHEDVFLTQLRALLRAAAHGHVWVMLPMVSDAGEVREARRLIRDARAQLARRGVSHGPVRLGIMIEIPSAAVLADTLFGEVEFFSVGTNDLVQYALAVDRTNPQVATLADALHPAVLRLIAAVTRAPGRGGRWVGVCGELAGDPLAAPLLVGLGVSELSMTPSSLPEVKAAVRAIALVEARALVDRALACGTAAEIRALLGARASAVRSQDASRDPRR
- a CDS encoding MBL fold metallo-hydrolase RNA specificity domain-containing protein codes for the protein AVRLQVRTVASFSAHADQAELTAWVRRIPSVGRAYCVHGDEDEAAALTQYLRSVGYRAEVPTRNVTVEV
- a CDS encoding CBS domain-containing protein, with translation MRAREVMSTPVVTVYRDAPLKEIAETMAAHHISGVPVIERDDRLCGIISESDFLTKLEYGTPDEGTRFGLFDRLASTLGTTPKLHARTAEELMTDQVVTAGPEVTLRELVHLMTTRAVNRVPIIEGGRVVGIVTRADILRTLARPDEAVSQEVRWSLQHDLWIDPADITVTTRNGVVTLTGMLETRADADLAKRRAATVAGVVDVDAIGLRFRTDDRKVRGFTDLLR